A single region of the Synergistaceae bacterium genome encodes:
- a CDS encoding Hsp70 family protein, whose translation MPISIGIDLGTTYSAAAYVNPSTGRPEIIPNPDGRHITPSVILFEEGRPIFGSEAEEAFRLGLGGCAATFKRSMGKNETYCAIDGKDYTAEELSSMLLRYIKEYAEAGTGQEIADAVITVPAYFYSVEREATLNAAQEAGLIVRKIIDEPNAAAISYGLNHWRENANILVYDLGGGTFDVTLTHMQKDGELQAIAVAGDHFLGGRDWDERLSELIADKVSAETDKDIKSDFRAMRTIRGLSEGVKKSLSQLMSVNAVVSLPVLGNITVQVTRAEFASATADLLKRTGDFCLSVLDKAQVSVNDVADVLLVGGSTRMPAVSEHLAGIFGKKPIAHVNPDEAVALGAAVQAVKENPVYSRVSFVVKDGRKVTERAQFTGLVKPERRLSGLEVISVRETTAHAMGMIAVSPDGTRYINDIIIPADHPRPVKAAKAFSFRTTSKKAADMEIYVLQGDKEAPLENKVTFRYVVTGIQHNPSTRGKTTIRVQYTYDNNGIIHVEARQDSSSVNLPIRREPVPEDMSKFSSPVERTEDPEPETLNLVMAVDVSGSMSGEPLQDAQDAMCDFVDKLDLEYTRVGIMAVSDRTKIVCRLTDDKRQCLRAIKSIKCGQTGYGNSAHPFGEIMDVLEDEEGRRFAIVLADGVWSDQSRAVKAARQCNRAGIDTAGIGFGEADIDFLRDISSDDANAVFVEGSGELGHAFGTIAQSLGESASVKGGISGTEDADTWED comes from the coding sequence ATGCCAATATCGATCGGCATAGACTTAGGCACAACGTATTCTGCGGCAGCGTACGTCAACCCATCAACAGGCCGCCCGGAAATCATCCCCAACCCCGACGGCAGGCACATAACACCGTCGGTGATTCTCTTCGAGGAAGGCAGGCCGATTTTCGGGAGCGAAGCAGAGGAAGCGTTCAGGCTCGGGCTTGGGGGATGTGCGGCGACGTTCAAGCGCAGCATGGGGAAGAACGAGACCTACTGCGCAATAGACGGCAAGGATTACACGGCCGAAGAGCTGTCGTCAATGCTCCTGAGGTACATCAAGGAGTACGCCGAAGCAGGCACAGGCCAAGAAATCGCCGACGCAGTCATCACCGTTCCTGCCTACTTCTACTCTGTGGAGCGGGAAGCAACCCTCAACGCCGCGCAGGAGGCAGGGTTGATTGTCCGCAAGATAATCGATGAACCCAACGCCGCCGCAATCTCCTACGGCCTTAACCACTGGCGCGAGAACGCGAATATTCTCGTCTACGACTTGGGAGGCGGAACGTTCGACGTTACCCTGACGCACATGCAGAAGGACGGCGAGCTTCAGGCCATTGCGGTTGCCGGAGATCATTTTCTCGGCGGGCGGGATTGGGACGAGAGGCTTTCGGAGCTCATTGCGGACAAAGTTTCTGCCGAGACGGACAAGGACATAAAGTCAGACTTTCGGGCAATGAGGACAATACGCGGTCTCTCTGAGGGCGTGAAGAAGAGCCTCTCGCAGCTCATGAGCGTGAACGCTGTGGTATCCCTGCCGGTCTTGGGGAATATCACTGTGCAGGTAACACGCGCAGAGTTCGCTTCGGCGACGGCAGACCTCCTCAAACGCACGGGTGATTTCTGCCTGTCCGTGCTAGATAAGGCGCAGGTCAGCGTGAACGACGTTGCTGATGTCCTGCTGGTCGGAGGCTCTACGAGGATGCCCGCTGTCTCTGAGCATCTCGCGGGAATCTTCGGCAAGAAGCCCATTGCCCACGTGAACCCGGATGAGGCGGTGGCACTCGGTGCGGCGGTTCAGGCTGTGAAGGAGAATCCCGTGTACTCGCGCGTGTCGTTCGTCGTGAAGGACGGCAGGAAGGTTACTGAGAGAGCGCAGTTCACTGGCCTAGTGAAGCCTGAGAGGAGGCTCTCGGGTCTCGAGGTAATCTCCGTACGCGAGACCACAGCCCACGCAATGGGAATGATAGCAGTCAGCCCCGACGGCACAAGATACATCAACGACATAATCATACCCGCCGACCACCCCAGACCAGTAAAGGCAGCAAAAGCCTTCTCGTTCAGGACAACGTCGAAGAAGGCCGCCGATATGGAAATCTATGTTCTTCAGGGCGACAAAGAAGCTCCGCTGGAGAACAAGGTAACGTTCAGGTACGTAGTTACGGGGATACAGCACAACCCTTCGACGAGGGGCAAGACCACAATCCGCGTGCAGTACACCTACGACAACAACGGGATAATTCACGTTGAAGCGCGTCAGGACAGCTCCTCCGTGAACCTTCCAATACGCCGCGAGCCCGTCCCTGAAGACATGTCGAAGTTCTCGAGTCCCGTCGAACGCACGGAAGACCCCGAGCCCGAGACACTGAATCTCGTTATGGCGGTGGATGTGTCGGGAAGCATGTCCGGCGAGCCCCTGCAAGACGCTCAGGACGCGATGTGCGATTTCGTTGACAAGCTGGACTTAGAGTATACGCGCGTCGGAATTATGGCCGTCTCTGACCGTACAAAAATAGTCTGCAGGCTGACGGACGACAAGAGGCAGTGCCTCAGAGCCATAAAGTCCATAAAGTGCGGGCAGACCGGCTACGGAAACTCGGCACATCCTTTCGGGGAAATAATGGACGTTCTTGAGGACGAAGAAGGCCGGAGGTTCGCGATAGTTCTTGCTGACGGCGTGTGGTCGGATCAGAGCAGGGCAGTGAAGGCGGCGAGGCAGTGCAACCGTGCAGGCATAGACACGGC
- a CDS encoding Hsp70 family protein, translating into MAEKVFGIDLGTTYSVIATLDNNAKPEVFELYSEEDRKIASAVYFQPDETGQQPHFQIVGKEAKKMAASEPDRVVQFVKREIGKEDVRYSFDGVDYDPITVSSLILKRMKQEVEEQGYPVSKAVITCPAYFGNAEKTATRQAGEIAGLEVLDIIHEPTAAALNYCSHEFSENRRIMVYDLGGGTFDVTLLDFSVDEFGGNAQIVILDSTGDDRLGGVDWDKMMETYISELYADENGISTKDIDARTTALIKAQSEENKKRLSLLPTLSINVGTTRITITAEEFRERTKTLVERTTTFVSQLLGKNGLSADDIDTVLLVGGSTRMPMVQDAVKAMFPEKDSGSLRVRVEDPDYAVAKGAAIAAGMKYIEKFKERTEEVDTNGGGGDDDTVRGLIEAFGEGGTIEVADILSRSFGPAVLVPAPGAPGGKELMIDNLLFIGGPSPAEAEETYKVAEDNLPELTVPVFENISKDERYVTPPFNKKGEPQATDPTLKVKHLGTVILPLPAGTPKGAPILIRFKCGSDGLTVYATNVTTGETAEASLRSEFLKTREQVESDKKLIGRINTSGTVQG; encoded by the coding sequence TTGGCAGAGAAAGTTTTCGGTATTGATTTAGGGACGACGTATTCAGTTATCGCGACGCTGGACAACAACGCCAAGCCGGAAGTGTTCGAGCTCTACAGCGAAGAGGACAGGAAGATAGCTTCTGCGGTGTACTTCCAGCCCGACGAGACGGGACAGCAGCCTCACTTCCAGATAGTCGGCAAGGAGGCCAAGAAGATGGCGGCTTCTGAACCAGACAGAGTTGTGCAGTTCGTGAAGCGCGAGATAGGCAAGGAAGACGTGAGGTATTCATTCGACGGCGTGGACTATGACCCTATCACGGTCTCGTCGCTGATACTCAAGCGCATGAAGCAGGAGGTCGAGGAACAGGGCTACCCTGTCAGCAAGGCAGTAATCACGTGCCCGGCGTATTTCGGCAACGCGGAGAAGACAGCAACCCGTCAGGCAGGAGAGATAGCGGGGCTCGAAGTCCTCGACATAATTCACGAACCTACAGCGGCGGCACTGAATTACTGTTCGCACGAGTTCAGCGAGAACAGGAGAATAATGGTCTACGACTTGGGCGGAGGCACGTTTGATGTTACGCTTCTGGACTTCTCCGTCGATGAGTTCGGGGGCAACGCACAGATAGTGATTCTGGACTCTACGGGCGACGACAGGTTAGGCGGCGTGGACTGGGACAAGATGATGGAAACCTACATCAGCGAGCTTTATGCCGACGAGAACGGCATCAGCACCAAAGACATAGACGCGAGGACAACTGCGCTGATAAAGGCACAGTCGGAGGAAAACAAGAAGAGGCTCTCTCTTCTGCCGACCCTTAGCATAAACGTCGGAACAACGAGAATCACCATAACTGCAGAGGAGTTCCGCGAGCGCACCAAGACTCTTGTTGAGAGAACAACAACGTTCGTCAGCCAGCTTCTGGGGAAAAACGGCCTCAGTGCAGACGACATAGACACAGTGCTTCTCGTCGGGGGCTCAACGCGTATGCCGATGGTGCAGGATGCCGTCAAGGCAATGTTCCCGGAGAAGGACAGCGGAAGCCTGCGCGTGAGGGTAGAGGATCCTGATTATGCGGTGGCGAAAGGTGCGGCGATTGCTGCGGGCATGAAGTACATCGAGAAGTTCAAGGAACGCACGGAGGAAGTAGATACCAACGGTGGCGGCGGCGATGATGATACGGTGCGCGGCCTCATCGAGGCATTCGGTGAGGGCGGAACTATTGAGGTTGCGGATATACTTTCGCGCTCGTTCGGCCCTGCTGTGCTTGTGCCTGCTCCCGGTGCTCCCGGCGGCAAGGAGCTGATGATCGACAACCTGCTTTTCATCGGAGGCCCGTCGCCCGCAGAGGCAGAGGAGACGTACAAAGTTGCTGAAGACAACCTGCCGGAACTCACAGTGCCTGTGTTCGAGAACATCAGCAAGGACGAACGCTACGTTACTCCTCCGTTCAACAAAAAGGGTGAACCTCAGGCGACAGACCCGACGCTCAAGGTGAAGCATCTCGGCACTGTCATCCTGCCTCTTCCTGCGGGAACTCCTAAGGGCGCGCCGATACTGATACGCTTCAAGTGCGGCTCTGACGGTCTCACTGTGTACGCGACCAATGTTACGACGGGCGAGACGGCCGAAGCCAGCTTGAGGTCAGAGTTCCTCAAGACGCGGGAGCAGGTGGAGAGCGACAAGAAACTTATCGGACGAATCAACACATCCGGCACAGTTCAGGGGTAA